One stretch of Camelus bactrianus isolate YW-2024 breed Bactrian camel chromosome 21, ASM4877302v1, whole genome shotgun sequence DNA includes these proteins:
- the OAZ3 gene encoding LOW QUALITY PROTEIN: ornithine decarboxylase antizyme 3 (The sequence of the model RefSeq protein was modified relative to this genomic sequence to represent the inferred CDS: deleted 1 base in 1 codon) — protein MLPCYKSITYKEQEDLTLRPRCCLQCSESLVGPQVGRSTKQADHDQLKELYSAGNLTVLTTDPLLHQDPVQLDFHFRLTPQTSAHWHGLLCDHRLFLDIPYRALDQGNRESLTATLEYVEEKTNVDSVFVNFQNNRNDRGALLRAFSYLGFEIVRPGHPALPPWDNVIFMVYPLERDLGHPPSEPP, from the exons ATGCTGCCTTGTTATAAAAG CATCACTTATAAGGAACAGGAGGACCTAACACTCCGGCCCCGTTGCTGCCTTCAGTGCTCC GAGTCCCTAGTAGGCCCTCAGGTGGGCAGAAGCACCAAGCAGGCAGATCACGACCAGCTTAAAGAACTCTATTCG GCTGGGAACCTGACGGTGCTGACTACTGACCCCCTGCTTCACCAGGACCCAGTGCAACTAGACTTCCACTTCCGCCTCACCCCCCAGACCTCTGCCCACTGGCACGGCCTTCTTTGTGACCACAGGCTTTTCCTGGATATCCCATATCGGGCCTTGGATCAAGGCAACCGGGAAAG TTTGACTGCAACACTGGAGTACGTGGAGGAGAAGACCAATGTGGACTCCGTGTTTGTAAACTTCCAAAACAACCGGAATGACAGAG GTGCCCTGCTACGGGCCTTCAGCTACTTGGGCTTTGAGATAGTCAGACCAGGTcacccagcccttcctccctggGACAATGTCATCTTTATGGTGTATCCCCTGGAAAGGGACCTTGGCCACCCGCCCAGTGAGCCCCCCTGA